The Malus domestica chromosome 10, GDT2T_hap1 genome contains a region encoding:
- the LOC103446187 gene encoding uncharacterized protein, with translation MVNFAKNFRVRTMYGAMATTAFASVYLAGAYIFRACAMRKEEAQGHILTRSMSIAVLHGGQLALQRLLEYHEVRADKSAVEAAECELRTFLVEQYPDYKKLQSVVAKLEMSGKESKAIEILAKAIAKAHNEGKKHEAYENEMLLVEMLIYKGDFEEALRSECLRHVEISDARRPLYKAIIYIMLKRDKDQIRECWKEFNVLKEFQCLPSNKESLEESHIYNLSTNYDEFEKVVNVLRNDIEGQAWKKKK, from the exons ATGGTGAACTTTGCCAAAAATTTCAGGGTGAGAACTATGTATGGAGCAATGGCAACCACAGCCTTTGCCAGCGTTTATCTTGCGGGGGCTTATATATTTCGAGCATGCGCTATGAGAAAAGAAGAGGCACAAGGGCATATACTTACGAGGTCCATGTCCATCGCAGTCCTCCATGGAGGGCAGCTTGCCTTGCAgagattgcttgaatatcaTGAAGTTCGGGCAGATAAATCAGCAGTGGAGGCAGCTGAATGTGAATTGAGGACTTTCCTTGTGGAGCAATACCCTGATTACAAGAAGCTGCAG TCAGTTGTTGCGAAGCTTGAAATGAGTGGAAAAGAATCCAAGGCAATTGAAATATTGGCAAAAGCGATAGCAAAGGCACATAACGAAGGAAAAAAACATGAAGCATATGAAAATGAGATGCTACTAGTGGAAATGCTTATATACAAG GGTGATTTTGAGGAGGCGCTACGCAGTGAATGCTTGCGGCACGTAGAGATTTCAGATGCAAGGCGTCCGCTGTACAAG GCTATTATTTACATCATGTTAAAGCGTGACAAGGATCAAATTAGAGAATGCTGGAAAGAATTTAATGTTCTGAAAGAATTCCAATGTTTGCCTAGTAACAAAGAAAGCTTGGAAGAAAGCCACATTTATAATCTGAGTACAAATTACGACGAGTTCGAGAAGGTCGTCAACGTACTAAGAAATGACATAGAGGGGCAAGcatggaagaaaaagaaataa